The following proteins are encoded in a genomic region of Pseudomonas saponiphila:
- a CDS encoding gluconokinase — protein sequence MSQPITALVIMGVAGCGKSSVSQALCQRSGATAIEGDTFHPAANIAKMSAGIPLDDEDRAGWLDSLCEELRRTLAAGQRPVLTCSALKRKYRERLRAATPGLGFIFLELTPAVAADRVAHRPGHFMPSTLIDSQFATLESPVGEPLTLALDASTLSVQRLAELANQWWLEHGLEPSR from the coding sequence ATGAGTCAACCAATTACCGCCCTGGTCATCATGGGTGTTGCCGGCTGTGGCAAATCCAGCGTCAGCCAGGCCCTGTGCCAGCGCAGCGGCGCCACGGCCATTGAAGGCGATACGTTCCACCCTGCCGCCAATATCGCCAAGATGAGTGCCGGCATTCCCCTCGACGACGAAGACCGCGCCGGCTGGCTCGACAGCCTGTGCGAGGAGTTGCGCCGTACCCTGGCTGCCGGCCAGCGTCCGGTGCTGACCTGCTCGGCGCTCAAGCGCAAATACCGTGAACGCCTGCGCGCCGCCACCCCCGGCCTGGGTTTCATCTTTCTCGAACTGACGCCGGCAGTCGCCGCCGATCGCGTGGCACACCGGCCAGGGCACTTCATGCCTTCGACCCTGATCGACAGTCAGTTCGCCACCCTCGAATCCCCGGTGGGGGAGCCGCTCACCCTGGCCCTGGATGCCAGCACCCTGAGCGTCCAGCGCCTGGCCGAACTGGCCAACCAATGGTGGCTGGAGCATGGCCTTGAACCTTCGCGCTAA
- a CDS encoding GntP family permease: protein MFGMSQETYLLVDAVVTIIGLIVLITRFKLHPFIALTIAAGFLGLTSGMPVDKIIKAFQDGFGGVLGFVGIILALGTMLGKMMAESGGADQIAQTLIRSFGKERVQWAMMFAAFLVGIPLFFEIGFVLLIPLVFIVARRTGVSLIKIGIPLLAGLSAVHGLVPPHPGPLLAIGVFGADIGKTILYGLIVALPTAIIAGPIYGTFIAKYIPGHPSQELVDQLARENTSQNLPSFGVTLLTVLLPVFLMLLKTFADVALPDGHFFRLWMDMIGHPISALLLALLLSLYTFGYKQGIGSKQILGLLDASLAPTAAIILIIGAGGGFKQMLVTSGVGDVIGHMAVNAQISPILLAWLVAAVIRIATGSATVATITGAGIVVPVVGMIPGVNRELLVLATGAGSLILSHVNDAGFWLVKQYFNMTVAETFKTWTAMETILSVVGLIFILLLSLVV from the coding sequence ATGTTTGGCATGTCCCAAGAGACCTATCTGCTGGTTGATGCAGTGGTCACTATCATCGGCCTGATCGTGTTGATCACCCGATTCAAGCTGCATCCCTTCATTGCCCTGACCATCGCCGCGGGGTTCCTCGGCCTGACCTCGGGCATGCCAGTGGACAAGATCATCAAGGCGTTCCAGGACGGCTTTGGTGGCGTGCTCGGTTTTGTCGGCATCATCCTGGCGCTGGGCACCATGCTCGGCAAGATGATGGCCGAGTCCGGCGGCGCCGATCAGATCGCCCAGACCCTGATCCGCTCGTTCGGCAAGGAGCGGGTGCAATGGGCGATGATGTTCGCCGCCTTCCTGGTGGGCATCCCGCTGTTCTTCGAGATCGGCTTCGTGCTGCTGATCCCGCTGGTGTTCATCGTCGCCCGGCGCACCGGGGTGTCGCTGATCAAGATCGGCATTCCACTGCTGGCCGGCCTGTCGGCGGTGCACGGCCTGGTGCCGCCGCATCCGGGGCCACTGCTGGCCATCGGCGTGTTCGGCGCCGACATCGGCAAGACCATTCTCTACGGCCTGATCGTTGCCCTGCCGACCGCCATCATTGCCGGTCCGATCTACGGCACCTTCATTGCCAAGTACATCCCGGGTCATCCGTCCCAGGAGCTGGTGGACCAGCTGGCCCGTGAAAACACCTCGCAGAACCTGCCGAGCTTCGGCGTGACCCTGCTCACCGTGCTGCTGCCGGTGTTCCTGATGCTGCTCAAGACCTTCGCCGACGTGGCGTTGCCGGACGGGCACTTCTTCCGCCTGTGGATGGACATGATCGGCCACCCGATCAGCGCCTTGCTGCTGGCCTTGCTGCTGTCGCTGTATACCTTCGGCTACAAGCAGGGCATCGGCTCCAAGCAGATTCTCGGCCTGCTCGACGCCAGCCTGGCGCCGACCGCGGCGATCATCCTGATCATCGGTGCCGGCGGCGGTTTCAAGCAGATGCTGGTGACCAGCGGCGTGGGTGATGTGATCGGCCACATGGCGGTCAACGCGCAGATCTCGCCGATCCTCCTGGCCTGGCTGGTGGCGGCGGTGATTCGTATCGCCACCGGTTCGGCCACCGTGGCCACCATTACCGGCGCGGGCATCGTGGTGCCGGTGGTGGGGATGATCCCCGGGGTCAACCGCGAGCTGCTGGTGCTGGCCACCGGTGCCGGCTCCTTGATCCTGTCCCATGTCAACGACGCCGGTTTCTGGCTGGTCAAGCAGTACTTCAACATGACCGTGGCCGAAACCTTCAAGACCTGGACGGCCATGGAAACCATCCTCTCGGTGGTGGGCCTGATCTTTATCCTGCTGTTGTCGCTGGTGGTTTAA
- a CDS encoding GyrI-like domain-containing protein: MDEQKQGAGPEPRFERERFLLIAGFSERFTPGAGQDIGQLWQRFIPHIGRVPGQVDEVTYGVCCNPDGQGSFEYLAGVEISKLDDLPERYRWIEVQPQNYAVFEHGGSLQELPQTFNYIWNTWLPQSGREAADAPEFERYSADFNPDTGTGVVEVWLPLKSA; encoded by the coding sequence ATGGATGAGCAAAAACAGGGCGCAGGTCCCGAACCGCGCTTCGAAAGAGAGCGTTTTCTGCTGATCGCCGGCTTCAGCGAGCGGTTTACCCCAGGCGCCGGCCAGGACATCGGCCAGCTGTGGCAGCGTTTCATCCCCCACATCGGCCGGGTGCCGGGGCAGGTGGATGAGGTGACCTACGGCGTCTGCTGCAACCCCGATGGCCAGGGCAGCTTCGAATACCTGGCCGGGGTCGAGATCAGCAAGCTCGATGATCTGCCCGAGCGCTATCGCTGGATCGAAGTGCAGCCGCAGAACTACGCGGTGTTCGAGCATGGTGGTTCCCTGCAGGAATTGCCCCAGACCTTCAACTACATCTGGAACACCTGGCTGCCCCAGTCTGGCCGCGAGGCCGCCGATGCGCCGGAGTTCGAGCGCTACAGCGCCGATTTCAACCCTGACACCGGCACTGGCGTGGTGGAAGTCTGGTTGCCCCTCAAAAGTGCATGA
- the kdpA gene encoding potassium-transporting ATPase subunit KdpA yields the protein MLSTVLEYAVILGVMTGLAVLMGQWLARVFSGRGHALPERATYRLLGINPAETMGWARYGSALLLSNAAMMLLGYLVLRLQSVMPLNPLGLAAQTPDLAFNTAASFITNTNWQAYSGESSLSNFSQMAVITFLMFVGATAGVVAAAGFIRGLSRSSSADIGNYWVDFTRTLYRVMLPLCLVMALVYVWQGMPQTLDSEALATTLEGAQQQLIVGAVASFESIKHIGTNGGGFFSMNAAHPFENPTPLTNVLHILSMLLIPSALTYAFGSMLLRRRQGWVFFGTFLVMFVGFLAIVFSAEQGGNPLLTQIGVDQQLSATQSGGNMEGKELRFGIADTALFVTTTTGATTGSVNAMHDSLTPMGGFVPLAQMMLNCVFGGDGVGFINLIQYALLTVFLVGMMIGRSPEFLGKKIEAREIKLVMLSVLAHPICILGFTALAALWPDTMNSLNNLGPHGFSEVLYAYASGTANNGSAFAGLNANTPFFNTTIGLAMLMGRFFTMLPMLAVAGSLAAKKNIPAGAGTIPTATPLFMLLVVFVVLVVGGLTFLPALALGPLVEQLQLLAGQTYK from the coding sequence ATGTTGAGTACTGTGCTGGAATACGCGGTGATCCTCGGGGTAATGACCGGGCTCGCCGTACTCATGGGCCAATGGCTGGCCCGGGTCTTCAGCGGCCGTGGCCATGCCTTGCCGGAGCGGGCCACCTATCGCCTGCTGGGGATCAACCCCGCTGAAACCATGGGCTGGGCCCGCTATGGCTCGGCGCTGTTGCTGTCCAACGCGGCGATGATGCTCCTGGGCTACCTGGTGCTGCGCCTGCAAAGCGTCATGCCCCTCAACCCCCTGGGGCTGGCGGCGCAGACCCCGGACCTGGCGTTCAACACCGCCGCGTCCTTCATCACCAACACCAACTGGCAGGCCTATTCCGGGGAAAGCAGCCTGTCGAACTTCAGCCAGATGGCAGTGATCACCTTCCTGATGTTCGTCGGCGCCACCGCCGGGGTTGTCGCGGCGGCCGGTTTCATTCGCGGCCTGAGCCGTTCCAGCTCGGCGGATATCGGCAACTACTGGGTCGATTTCACCCGCACCCTGTACCGGGTGATGTTGCCGCTGTGCCTGGTCATGGCTCTGGTCTACGTCTGGCAGGGCATGCCCCAGACCCTCGATTCCGAGGCCCTGGCCACCACCCTGGAAGGCGCCCAGCAGCAGCTGATCGTCGGCGCCGTGGCCAGCTTCGAGTCGATCAAGCACATCGGCACCAACGGCGGTGGCTTCTTCAGCATGAACGCCGCCCACCCGTTCGAGAACCCGACGCCGCTGACCAACGTCCTGCACATCCTCAGCATGTTGCTGATCCCTTCGGCGCTGACCTACGCCTTCGGCAGCATGCTGCTGCGCCGGCGTCAGGGCTGGGTGTTCTTCGGCACCTTCCTGGTGATGTTCGTCGGCTTCCTGGCCATCGTCTTCAGCGCGGAGCAGGGCGGCAATCCGCTGTTGACCCAGATTGGTGTCGACCAGCAACTGTCGGCGACCCAGAGCGGCGGCAACATGGAAGGCAAGGAACTGCGCTTCGGCATCGCCGACACTGCGCTGTTCGTCACCACCACCACCGGTGCCACCACCGGTTCGGTGAATGCCATGCATGACTCGCTGACCCCCATGGGCGGCTTCGTGCCTCTGGCGCAGATGATGCTCAACTGTGTGTTCGGCGGAGACGGCGTGGGCTTCATCAACCTGATCCAGTACGCCCTGCTGACGGTGTTCCTGGTGGGCATGATGATCGGCCGCAGCCCGGAATTCCTCGGCAAGAAGATCGAGGCCCGGGAGATCAAGCTGGTGATGCTCTCGGTGCTCGCGCACCCGATCTGCATCCTCGGTTTCACCGCCCTGGCAGCGCTGTGGCCGGACACCATGAACAGCCTCAACAACCTTGGTCCCCATGGCTTCAGCGAGGTGCTCTACGCCTACGCCTCGGGCACCGCCAACAACGGTTCGGCGTTTGCCGGGCTCAATGCCAACACGCCGTTCTTCAACACCACCATCGGCCTGGCGATGCTCATGGGGCGTTTCTTCACCATGCTGCCGATGCTGGCCGTGGCCGGTTCCCTGGCGGCGAAAAAGAACATCCCGGCCGGTGCCGGCACCATTCCCACCGCCACGCCGCTGTTCATGTTGCTGGTGGTGTTCGTGGTGCTGGTGGTCGGTGGCCTGACTTTCCTGCCGGCCCTCGCGCTCGGCCCGCTGGTGGAGCAACTGCAGTTGCTGGCCGGCCAGACCTACAAATAA
- the alaC gene encoding alanine transaminase, translating to MAEQGSPRRFARIDRLPPYVFNITAELKMAARRRGEDIIDLSMGNPDGATPPHIVEKLVTVAQREDTHGYSTSKGIPRLRRAISRWYKDRYEVDIDPESEAIVTIGSKEGLAHLMLATLDQGDTVLVPNPSYPIHIYGAVIAGAQVRSVPLVPGVDFFAELERAIRGSIPKPKMMILGFPSNPTAQCVELDFFERVIALAKQYDVLVIHDLAYADIVYDGWKAPSIMQVPGAKDIAVEFFTLSKSYNMAGWRIGFMVGNPELVSALARIKSYHDYGTFTPLQVAAIAALEGDQQCVLDIAEQYRQRRNVLVKGLHELGWMVENPKASMYVWAKIPEAYAHLGSLEFAKKLLAEAKVCVSPGVGFGEYGDDHVRFALIENQDRIRQAVRGIRGMFRADGLVQKS from the coding sequence ATGGCCGAACAAGGTTCGCCGCGCCGCTTTGCGCGCATCGATCGTCTTCCCCCTTACGTTTTCAATATCACTGCCGAGCTGAAGATGGCTGCGCGTCGGCGCGGCGAAGACATCATCGACTTGAGCATGGGCAACCCCGACGGCGCGACTCCGCCGCACATCGTCGAAAAGCTGGTGACCGTTGCCCAGCGTGAGGACACCCACGGCTACTCCACCTCCAAAGGCATTCCACGGCTGCGCCGGGCGATTTCCCGCTGGTACAAGGACCGCTACGAGGTCGACATCGACCCGGAAAGCGAAGCCATCGTCACCATCGGCTCCAAGGAAGGCCTGGCGCACCTGATGCTGGCCACCCTGGACCAGGGCGACACCGTGCTGGTGCCCAACCCCAGCTACCCGATCCACATCTATGGCGCGGTGATCGCCGGCGCCCAGGTGCGCTCGGTGCCACTGGTGCCCGGGGTGGACTTCTTCGCCGAGCTGGAGCGGGCCATTCGCGGTTCGATCCCCAAGCCGAAGATGATGATCCTGGGTTTCCCCTCCAACCCCACCGCCCAATGCGTGGAGCTGGACTTCTTCGAACGGGTGATCGCCCTGGCCAAGCAGTACGACGTGCTGGTGATCCACGACCTGGCCTACGCCGACATCGTCTACGACGGCTGGAAAGCCCCGTCGATCATGCAGGTGCCGGGAGCCAAGGACATCGCGGTGGAGTTCTTCACCCTGTCCAAGAGCTACAACATGGCCGGCTGGCGCATCGGCTTCATGGTCGGCAACCCGGAGCTGGTCAGCGCCCTGGCGCGGATCAAGAGCTACCACGACTACGGCACCTTCACCCCGCTGCAGGTGGCGGCGATTGCCGCCCTGGAAGGCGACCAGCAGTGCGTGCTGGACATTGCCGAGCAGTACCGGCAGCGCCGCAACGTGCTGGTCAAGGGCCTGCATGAACTGGGCTGGATGGTGGAGAACCCCAAGGCCTCGATGTACGTCTGGGCCAAGATTCCCGAAGCCTATGCGCACCTGGGCTCCCTGGAGTTCGCCAAGAAGCTGCTGGCCGAGGCCAAGGTCTGCGTGTCGCCGGGAGTGGGTTTTGGTGAATACGGCGACGATCACGTGCGCTTCGCCCTGATCGAGAATCAGGACCGGATTCGCCAGGCGGTGCGCGGTATTCGCGGCATGTTCCGCGCCGATGGCCTGGTGCAGAAAAGCTGA
- a CDS encoding LacI family DNA-binding transcriptional regulator codes for MTPHKNDKSSRTTGRPTLNEVARLAGVSPITASRALRGVSSVATELVEKVQKAAQELNYVVNSAARALASAQSQSVVVLVPSLSNLLFIETLEAIHQVLRPKGFEVLIGNYHYSRDEEENLLRNYMTYQPRGLLLTGFDRTESSRRMIEANNIPCVYMMDLDSGAGLNCVGFSQLNAGETAARHLISRGRKHLAYVGAQLDQRTLLRGEGFRRALQEAGLYNPDLELLTPRPSSVGLGGELFLQLMQSQPQVDAIFFGNDDLAQGALLEAMRCGIKIPEQVAVLGFNDLPSSEHMVPRLSSISTPREAIGRRAAEQMLTLLAGNSVTEPVVDMGFELRIREST; via the coding sequence ATGACCCCTCATAAAAACGATAAAAGCTCCCGTACCACGGGGCGCCCTACCCTCAACGAAGTGGCGCGACTGGCCGGTGTCAGTCCGATCACCGCCTCCCGGGCGCTGCGCGGCGTCAGCAGCGTGGCCACCGAGCTGGTGGAAAAAGTGCAGAAGGCCGCGCAGGAGCTGAACTACGTGGTCAACTCCGCCGCCCGCGCCCTGGCCTCGGCCCAGAGCCAGTCGGTGGTGGTGCTGGTGCCGTCGCTGTCCAACCTGCTGTTCATCGAAACCCTGGAAGCCATTCATCAGGTACTGCGCCCCAAGGGCTTCGAAGTGCTGATCGGCAACTATCACTATTCCCGGGACGAAGAAGAAAACCTGCTGCGCAACTACATGACCTACCAGCCGCGCGGGCTGCTGCTGACCGGTTTCGACCGCACCGAAAGCTCCCGGCGGATGATCGAGGCCAACAACATTCCCTGCGTCTACATGATGGATCTGGACTCCGGCGCCGGACTCAACTGCGTGGGCTTTTCCCAGTTGAACGCGGGGGAGACTGCGGCCCGGCACCTGATTTCCCGTGGCCGCAAGCACCTGGCCTACGTCGGCGCACAACTGGACCAGCGCACCCTGCTGCGCGGCGAAGGCTTCCGCCGCGCCCTGCAGGAAGCCGGGCTGTACAACCCCGACCTGGAACTGCTGACCCCGCGTCCGTCTTCGGTCGGCCTGGGCGGCGAACTGTTCCTGCAACTGATGCAGAGCCAGCCGCAAGTGGACGCCATCTTCTTCGGCAACGACGACCTGGCCCAGGGCGCCTTGCTCGAAGCCATGCGCTGCGGGATCAAGATCCCCGAGCAAGTGGCAGTGCTGGGTTTCAACGACCTGCCGTCCTCGGAACACATGGTGCCGCGCTTGAGCAGCATCAGCACCCCCAGGGAGGCCATCGGCCGCCGCGCCGCCGAGCAGATGCTGACCCTGCTGGCCGGCAACAGCGTGACCGAGCCCGTAGTGGACATGGGGTTCGAACTGCGGATCCGCGAAAGCACCTGA
- a CDS encoding LysE family transporter: MTELLVVITITILAVLSPGADFALVTRNSLMLSRRHGVLTALGIGLGVMLHIGYSLLGVGLLLQQSPLWFTGLKLAGALYLIYLGIRLLRSPAQGPQEVAGRGQVSSWAALRSGFLTNALNPKTMIFVLSLFMQVIQPGTGLAVQIGYGAIIVLAHVLWFVAVALFFSAPAIAERLLGYKRRIDQLFGVVLIGFGLLLSVLGVQP; this comes from the coding sequence CGGGGCCGATTTTGCCCTGGTCACCCGTAACAGCCTGATGCTCTCGCGCCGTCATGGCGTGCTGACCGCACTGGGGATCGGGCTCGGGGTCATGCTGCATATCGGCTACAGCCTGCTGGGGGTGGGGCTGCTGTTGCAGCAGTCGCCGCTGTGGTTCACCGGGCTGAAGCTTGCCGGGGCGCTGTATCTGATCTACCTGGGCATTCGCTTACTGCGCAGTCCCGCCCAGGGGCCGCAGGAAGTGGCGGGGCGTGGCCAAGTGTCGTCCTGGGCGGCCTTGCGCAGCGGTTTCCTGACCAATGCGCTGAATCCGAAGACGATGATTTTCGTCCTCAGCCTGTTCATGCAGGTGATCCAGCCGGGTACGGGGCTGGCGGTACAGATCGGCTACGGGGCGATCATCGTCCTGGCCCACGTGCTGTGGTTCGTGGCCGTGGCGCTGTTTTTTTCGGCGCCGGCCATTGCCGAGCGGCTGTTGGGCTACAAGCGCCGTATCGATCAGCTGTTCGGGGTGGTACTGATCGGCTTCGGGCTGTTGCTCAGTGTGCTTGGCGTGCAGCCCTGA
- a CDS encoding LysE family translocator: protein MEFTSGFLLSLSLCLDIGVANIAMITLAMQRGYFQGFCLGLGTCVGDLIYALLALAGMTVLLQYESVRWVLWIGGSALLVYFAAKMIYAALHHSAVLATAGEAERGSPRKEFLRGIFLAMSSPSAILWFAAVGGTLIARSGGGGIANSGLFLAGFFCAGLLWTLGLCLAATQGGKLLGDKLLRYSYLASAAIFCYFAVYVILSGYQEFIVGAGVTDLPAL from the coding sequence ATGGAGTTTACCAGCGGCTTCTTGCTGAGCCTTTCACTGTGTCTGGACATCGGCGTGGCCAATATCGCGATGATCACCCTGGCCATGCAGCGCGGCTATTTCCAGGGCTTCTGCCTGGGCCTGGGGACCTGCGTCGGCGACCTGATCTACGCGTTGTTGGCCCTGGCCGGGATGACCGTGCTGCTGCAGTACGAAAGCGTGCGCTGGGTGCTGTGGATCGGCGGTTCGGCGCTGCTGGTGTACTTCGCCGCGAAGATGATTTACGCCGCGCTCCACCACAGCGCGGTGCTGGCCACGGCCGGGGAGGCGGAGCGCGGCTCGCCGCGCAAGGAGTTCTTGCGCGGGATCTTCCTGGCCATGTCCTCGCCCAGCGCGATCCTCTGGTTCGCCGCCGTGGGTGGCACCCTGATTGCCCGATCCGGGGGCGGCGGGATCGCCAATTCCGGGCTGTTCCTCGCCGGTTTCTTCTGTGCCGGGCTGCTCTGGACCCTGGGACTGTGCCTGGCCGCGACCCAGGGCGGCAAGCTCTTGGGGGATAAGCTGCTGCGCTATTCCTACCTGGCATCTGCGGCGATCTTCTGCTATTTCGCGGTGTACGTGATTCTATCCGGTTATCAGGAGTTCATCGTCGGCGCCGGCGTGACCGACCTTCCGGCGCTCTGA
- the kdpC gene encoding potassium-transporting ATPase subunit KdpC has product MTTQMQTQDTPVVLFQGLLRPVLVSAVFFMLLTGLAYPLATTLLANLLFPFQAQGSLVQRDGLVVGSKLIGQSFNRPEYFQGRPSMTLGSDPLDPSKSVPQPYNAGASGASNLGPTSQKLLDSVAARVSAYRQLNGLAADIPVPVDAVTASASGLDPHISLANAQLQLNRVARLRNLPPAELQALLQAHSESRTFGLLGEPRVNVLQLNLALDAQAPLHSSPVAASE; this is encoded by the coding sequence ATGACTACGCAAATGCAAACCCAAGACACCCCTGTGGTGCTGTTCCAGGGCCTGTTGCGCCCGGTGCTGGTGTCGGCGGTGTTCTTCATGCTGCTCACCGGGCTGGCCTATCCGCTGGCGACCACGCTGCTGGCCAACCTGCTGTTCCCGTTCCAGGCCCAGGGCAGCCTGGTGCAGCGTGACGGCCTGGTGGTGGGATCAAAGCTGATCGGCCAGTCCTTCAATCGCCCGGAGTATTTCCAGGGCCGCCCGAGCATGACCCTGGGCAGCGATCCGCTGGACCCGAGCAAGAGCGTGCCCCAGCCCTACAACGCCGGGGCCAGCGGTGCCAGCAACCTGGGCCCCACCAGCCAGAAGCTGCTGGACAGCGTGGCCGCGCGGGTCAGCGCCTATCGCCAGCTCAACGGCCTGGCGGCGGACATCCCGGTGCCGGTGGACGCGGTGACCGCTTCGGCCTCCGGCCTGGACCCGCACATCTCCCTGGCCAACGCCCAGCTGCAATTGAACCGGGTGGCCCGCCTGCGCAACCTGCCGCCGGCCGAGCTGCAGGCGCTGCTGCAGGCGCACAGCGAAAGCCGCACCTTCGGCCTGCTCGGCGAGCCCCGGGTCAATGTGCTGCAACTCAACCTGGCGCTGGATGCCCAAGCGCCCCTGCATTCCTCGCCCGTTGCGGCCAGTGAGTAA
- the kdpF gene encoding K(+)-transporting ATPase subunit F — translation MLTLEFIYGASAFCAVLLFVYLGYALIRAEKF, via the coding sequence TTGCTGACACTGGAATTCATCTACGGCGCCAGCGCTTTCTGCGCCGTGCTGCTGTTCGTCTACCTGGGTTACGCGCTGATCCGTGCCGAGAAATTCTGA
- the kdpB gene encoding potassium-transporting ATPase subunit KdpB: MSSNPRIALFDRGLLLTACLDAVKKLLPQAQWKNPVMFVVYLGSILTTLLWFQSLGGAGEASSGFILSITLWLWFTVLFANFAEALAEGRSRAQAASLKGMKRQTLAKLLQQPRHGAAWLPMAASELRKDMVVLIEAGDLVPLDGEVIEGVATVDESAITGESAPVIREAGGDFSSVTGGTKVLSDWLVVRISVNPGESFLDRMISMVESAKRQKTPNEVALTILLVGLTLLFLLVIVTLSPYSIFAVAMSGTGSVISATVMVALLVCLIPTTIGGLLSAIGVAGMSRMMSANVIATSGRAVEAAGDVDVLLLDKTGTITLGNRQASAFVPAPGIKDSELADAAQLASLADETPEGRSIVVLAKQKFDIRGRDIQALGASFVPFTAQTRMSGVDLPDGRSIRKGAADAIRRHIEALGGSFPPALQAKVDEVSRRGSTPLVVSDGAQALGVVELKDVVKGGMKERFAELRRMGIKTVMITGDNRLTAAAIAVEAGVDDFLAEARPEDKLQLIRDYQAKGRLVAMTGDGTNDAPALAQADVAVAMNSGTQAAKEAGNMVDLDSNPTKLIEVVEVGKQMLMTRGALTTFSVANDVAKYFAIVPAAFVATYPQLAALNVMHLSSPNSAILSAVIFNALIIVFLIPLALKGVKYRSIGAAALLNRNLLIYGLGGVLVPFAGIKLIDMLLAGLGLV, encoded by the coding sequence ATGAGTAGCAACCCTCGTATAGCGTTGTTCGACCGTGGGCTATTGCTCACCGCGTGCCTGGATGCCGTGAAGAAACTGTTGCCCCAGGCGCAGTGGAAGAACCCGGTGATGTTCGTGGTCTACCTGGGCAGCATCCTCACCACCCTGCTCTGGTTCCAGTCCCTGGGCGGTGCGGGCGAGGCCTCCAGTGGCTTCATCCTCAGCATCACCCTGTGGCTGTGGTTCACCGTGCTGTTCGCCAACTTCGCCGAAGCCCTGGCCGAGGGCCGCAGCCGGGCCCAGGCCGCCAGCCTCAAGGGCATGAAGCGCCAGACCCTGGCCAAGCTGTTGCAGCAGCCCAGGCATGGCGCGGCCTGGCTGCCCATGGCTGCCAGCGAGTTGCGCAAGGACATGGTGGTGCTGATCGAAGCCGGCGACCTGGTGCCGCTGGATGGCGAGGTCATCGAAGGCGTGGCCACGGTGGACGAGAGCGCCATTACCGGTGAGTCGGCGCCGGTGATCCGCGAGGCCGGGGGCGACTTTTCCTCGGTCACCGGCGGCACCAAGGTGCTGTCGGACTGGCTGGTGGTGCGCATCAGCGTCAACCCCGGCGAGTCGTTCCTGGACCGCATGATCTCCATGGTGGAATCGGCCAAGCGCCAGAAGACGCCCAACGAGGTGGCCCTGACCATTCTCCTGGTGGGCCTGACCTTGCTGTTCCTGCTGGTGATCGTGACCCTGAGCCCGTACTCGATCTTCGCCGTGGCCATGAGCGGCACCGGCAGCGTGATCAGCGCCACGGTGATGGTGGCGTTGCTGGTGTGCCTGATTCCCACCACTATCGGCGGCCTGCTCTCGGCCATCGGCGTGGCGGGCATGAGCCGCATGATGTCGGCCAACGTCATCGCCACGTCCGGGCGCGCTGTGGAAGCGGCGGGCGACGTCGACGTGCTGCTGCTGGACAAGACCGGCACCATTACCCTGGGCAATCGCCAGGCCAGCGCCTTCGTGCCGGCACCGGGGATCAAGGACAGCGAGCTGGCGGACGCCGCGCAACTGGCTTCCCTGGCGGACGAAACCCCCGAGGGCCGCAGCATCGTGGTGCTGGCCAAGCAGAAGTTCGACATCCGTGGCCGCGACATCCAGGCCCTGGGCGCCAGCTTCGTGCCCTTCACCGCGCAGACCCGCATGAGCGGCGTCGACCTGCCGGACGGCCGCAGCATCCGCAAGGGCGCCGCCGATGCCATTCGCCGGCACATCGAAGCCCTGGGGGGCAGCTTCCCGCCGGCCTTGCAGGCCAAGGTCGATGAAGTCTCGCGGCGCGGCAGCACGCCGCTGGTGGTCAGCGACGGCGCCCAGGCCCTGGGCGTGGTGGAACTCAAGGACGTGGTCAAGGGCGGGATGAAGGAGCGCTTTGCCGAGCTGCGGCGCATGGGCATCAAGACCGTGATGATCACCGGCGACAACCGCCTGACCGCGGCGGCGATTGCCGTGGAAGCCGGAGTCGATGATTTCCTCGCCGAGGCCCGTCCCGAGGACAAGCTGCAACTGATCCGCGACTACCAGGCCAAGGGCCGGCTGGTGGCCATGACCGGCGACGGCACCAACGACGCCCCCGCCCTGGCCCAGGCCGACGTCGCGGTGGCGATGAACAGCGGCACCCAGGCGGCGAAAGAGGCGGGCAACATGGTCGACCTGGACAGCAACCCGACCAAGCTGATCGAGGTGGTGGAAGTCGGCAAGCAGATGCTCATGACCCGCGGCGCCCTGACCACCTTCAGCGTGGCCAACGACGTGGCCAAGTATTTTGCTATCGTACCGGCCGCGTTCGTCGCCACTTACCCGCAGTTGGCGGCGCTCAACGTGATGCACTTGAGCAGCCCGAACTCGGCGATTCTCAGTGCGGTGATCTTCAATGCGCTGATCATCGTGTTCCTCATCCCCCTGGCGCTCAAGGGGGTGAAGTACCGGTCCATCGGCGCCGCGGCCCTGCTCAACCGCAACCTGCTGATCTATGGCCTGGGCGGGGTGCTGGTGCCCTTTGCCGGGATCAAGCTGATCGACATGCTGCTGGCCGGGCTTGGCCTGGTCTGA